A stretch of Flexivirga aerilata DNA encodes these proteins:
- a CDS encoding LPXTG cell wall anchor domain-containing protein gives MLLRKTAIAGATLALAAAPMAMSMGSASAAEGGGTTTLWAKATPLNDSGASSTVTAWLTGNQLRIKMVSTGLLANAPHAQHIHIGGSNQCPAPDAKGTGVDGHLRVADGMKSYGMIAVSLTKTGDSSPNSGLAVDRFPTGNETYERTLTVSDSVAKSLRNGEGVVVQHGVDYNGNGKYDGDSKSELDPKLPEEATDPATCGVLEVSQMNSMPEGGVQTGGGSDNPVAPIAFAGGAAAVLLGGAGFLGMRRKNRANR, from the coding sequence ATGCTTCTTCGCAAAACCGCCATCGCCGGCGCCACCTTGGCCCTGGCCGCGGCGCCGATGGCCATGTCGATGGGCAGCGCCAGCGCCGCCGAGGGCGGCGGCACGACCACCTTGTGGGCGAAGGCGACCCCGCTGAACGACAGCGGCGCGTCCTCGACGGTGACCGCCTGGCTGACGGGCAACCAGCTGCGCATCAAGATGGTGTCGACCGGGCTGCTCGCCAACGCGCCGCACGCTCAGCACATCCACATCGGTGGCAGCAACCAGTGCCCGGCGCCCGACGCGAAGGGCACCGGTGTCGACGGACACCTGCGGGTCGCGGACGGCATGAAGAGCTACGGCATGATCGCGGTGTCGCTTACCAAGACCGGTGACTCGTCGCCGAACAGCGGCCTCGCGGTCGACCGCTTCCCGACCGGCAACGAGACCTACGAGCGCACGCTGACCGTCTCGGACTCGGTCGCGAAGTCGCTGCGCAACGGCGAGGGTGTCGTGGTCCAGCACGGTGTCGACTACAACGGCAACGGCAAGTACGACGGTGACTCGAAGTCCGAGCTCGACCCGAAACTGCCTGAGGAAGCTACCGATCCGGCCACCTGCGGTGTCCTCGAGGTCAGCCAGATGAACTCCATGCCGGAGGGTGGCGTGCAGACCGGCGGCGGCTCGGACAACCCCGTCGCGCCGATCGCGTTCGCCGGCGGGGCGGCTGCCGTCCTGCTCGGCGGTGCTGGATTCCTCGGCATGCGTCGCAAGAACCGCGCCAACCGCTGA
- the glmS gene encoding glutamine--fructose-6-phosphate transaminase (isomerizing): MCGIVGYVGRANAVPVLIEGLTQLEYRGYDSAGIGVLTSRGPKVFRAVGRVRDLTATLPSRLTGKVGIGHTRWATHGPATEANAHPHSDATGRILVVHNGIIDNAATLRGRLTADGVDLHSDTDTEVLAHLIVASDAESLSDKVIDALGQITGTYAIAVVDADRPGEIVVARQGSPLILGVGDREMFVASDAAALVRHTSSVVHLDDGELAVVTADSFRTFTADQTDTGKQPEQIELDVAELEMDGHGTFMHKEMLEQPASVQRMLTGRLDPRFGTARLDGLGIDARELRMFKRVKAIGCGSAYYVGQMGAAMIEDLARIPADAEAASEFRYRNPIIEPDTLYVAVSQSGETADTLFAVREIQRKGGRVVGLVNVVGSSIARECDGGIYLHAGPEISVCSTKALTHMAVGFALLAVTLGRVRDLSHADGTRIVDALQALPGQLQQIVDAEEAIGVVAKELVDADNLFYIGRVRGFPVAREGAQKLKEISYQHAEAYQASELKHGPLALISPQMPTVAIVPDDDLTERNVGALHEIAARGGTIVAITHDTVDFGDLPVTRIDVPRSEVELDPILLTIPLQLLAYHLATALGRDIDRPRNLAKSVTVE, from the coding sequence ATGTGCGGGATCGTCGGGTATGTCGGGCGCGCCAACGCGGTGCCGGTGCTGATCGAAGGGCTGACCCAGCTCGAGTATCGCGGGTACGACTCGGCCGGCATCGGAGTGCTGACCTCGCGCGGGCCGAAGGTGTTCCGCGCGGTCGGACGCGTGCGTGACCTGACGGCGACGCTGCCGTCACGGCTGACCGGCAAGGTCGGCATCGGTCACACCCGGTGGGCGACCCACGGCCCGGCGACCGAGGCCAACGCCCACCCGCACAGCGACGCCACCGGGCGCATCCTGGTCGTGCACAACGGCATCATCGACAACGCCGCCACCCTGCGCGGCCGGCTCACCGCTGACGGGGTCGACCTCCACTCGGACACCGACACCGAGGTGCTGGCGCACCTGATCGTCGCGTCCGACGCGGAATCGTTGTCGGACAAGGTGATCGACGCGCTCGGACAGATCACCGGCACCTACGCGATCGCCGTGGTGGACGCCGACCGACCCGGCGAGATCGTGGTCGCGCGGCAGGGCTCGCCGCTGATCCTCGGTGTGGGGGACCGCGAGATGTTCGTGGCCTCGGACGCCGCGGCGTTGGTGCGGCATACCTCCTCGGTCGTGCACCTCGACGACGGCGAACTCGCGGTCGTGACCGCGGACAGCTTCCGCACGTTCACCGCCGACCAGACCGACACCGGCAAGCAGCCGGAGCAGATCGAGCTGGACGTCGCCGAGCTCGAGATGGACGGGCACGGCACGTTCATGCACAAGGAGATGCTCGAGCAGCCGGCCTCCGTGCAGCGGATGCTCACCGGCCGCCTCGACCCGCGCTTCGGTACCGCGCGCCTCGACGGCCTGGGCATCGATGCGCGAGAGCTGCGAATGTTCAAGCGGGTCAAGGCGATCGGCTGCGGCTCGGCATACTATGTCGGCCAGATGGGCGCGGCGATGATCGAGGATCTCGCCCGCATCCCGGCCGACGCGGAGGCGGCGTCGGAGTTCCGCTACCGCAACCCGATCATCGAACCCGACACCTTGTACGTCGCGGTCAGCCAGTCGGGCGAGACCGCGGACACCCTCTTCGCGGTGCGCGAGATCCAGCGCAAGGGCGGCCGCGTGGTCGGCCTGGTCAACGTCGTCGGGTCGTCGATCGCCCGCGAGTGCGACGGCGGCATCTACCTGCACGCCGGGCCTGAGATCAGCGTCTGCTCGACGAAGGCGCTGACCCACATGGCCGTCGGATTCGCTTTGCTGGCAGTCACTCTCGGCCGGGTGCGCGACCTGTCGCACGCCGACGGCACCCGCATCGTCGACGCGCTGCAGGCGCTGCCCGGTCAGCTGCAGCAGATCGTCGACGCCGAGGAGGCCATCGGCGTCGTGGCCAAGGAGCTCGTCGACGCCGACAACCTCTTCTACATCGGTCGGGTGCGCGGCTTCCCGGTCGCCCGCGAAGGCGCGCAGAAGCTGAAGGAGATCAGCTATCAGCACGCGGAGGCCTATCAGGCGAGCGAACTCAAGCACGGGCCGCTGGCGCTGATCTCGCCGCAGATGCCGACGGTGGCGATCGTGCCCGACGACGACCTGACCGAGCGCAACGTCGGTGCGCTCCACGAGATCGCCGCGCGCGGCGGCACGATCGTGGCGATCACCCACGACACCGTCGACTTCGGTGACCTGCCGGTGACCCGCATCGACGTGCCGCGCAGCGAGGTCGAGCTCGACCCGATCCTGCTGACCATCCCGCTGCAGTTGCTGGCCTATCACCTCGCGACCGCGCTGGGCCGGGACATCGACCGGCCGCGCAACCTGGCCAAGTCGGTCACGGTGGAGTGA
- a CDS encoding CehA/McbA family metallohydrolase — MAPGISRRTMLRAGGAGAVVAASNLLPGVAFAAAPAGSGPTSKTVTGHFGPGNPDFYYLPVEVPRGVNRIDVSYTYDKPAVPDGRHGNACDIGMFGPEGTQIGNRKGFRGWSGGFRKEFFITAGDATPGYLAGPIKPGTWHVILGPYTVAPQGMDYSVTITLSYGAAGPSFTATPAPTSAPRRQRGASWYRGDGHLHTVHSDGRRTPEQLVADARTAGLDFVVSTEHNTPSAQLVWGKYATDDLLILNGEEVTTRSGHWPAIGLPADTWLDWRYRAGDGRDFERFVDQTHKAGGLVTAAHPFANCFACSFEFPYERADLVEVWNGPWSAEDDAAVTHWDGLLRSGTFIPAIGDSDAHSPGDTIGLPQTVVRADSLERRALLRGLAAGRSYLVADQHKTLDFRAAAGRSRAGIGETVSSTWGDAVTVTCTATGFSPGTTLTVFDQLGPQTSIPLASGTGTLTWTTDSRYSTWARVEVRRADRTMEGMSNPIFVTGKPAR; from the coding sequence ATGGCGCCTGGGATCAGTCGACGCACGATGCTGCGCGCGGGAGGTGCGGGAGCCGTCGTCGCGGCGTCCAACCTGCTGCCCGGCGTGGCCTTCGCCGCAGCGCCCGCCGGGAGCGGGCCGACCAGCAAGACCGTGACCGGTCACTTCGGGCCGGGCAACCCGGACTTCTACTACCTGCCGGTCGAGGTGCCGCGCGGCGTCAACCGCATCGACGTCTCCTACACCTATGACAAACCGGCGGTGCCGGACGGCCGACACGGAAACGCTTGTGACATAGGCATGTTCGGACCAGAAGGCACCCAGATCGGCAACCGCAAGGGCTTCCGCGGCTGGTCGGGCGGCTTCCGCAAGGAATTCTTCATCACCGCCGGCGACGCGACCCCCGGCTACCTCGCGGGTCCGATCAAGCCGGGCACCTGGCACGTCATCCTCGGGCCCTACACCGTGGCGCCGCAGGGCATGGACTACAGCGTCACGATCACGCTGTCGTATGGCGCCGCCGGCCCCTCCTTCACGGCGACGCCGGCCCCGACGAGCGCACCCCGCAGGCAGCGCGGCGCGTCCTGGTATCGCGGCGACGGCCACCTGCACACGGTGCACAGCGACGGGCGCCGCACCCCCGAGCAACTGGTCGCCGACGCCCGGACCGCCGGTCTCGACTTCGTCGTCTCGACCGAACACAACACGCCCAGTGCGCAATTGGTGTGGGGCAAGTATGCGACCGACGACCTGCTGATCCTCAACGGCGAGGAGGTGACCACCCGGTCCGGCCACTGGCCGGCGATCGGGCTGCCCGCCGACACCTGGCTCGACTGGCGCTACCGGGCCGGCGACGGCCGGGACTTCGAGCGGTTCGTGGACCAGACCCACAAGGCCGGCGGCCTGGTCACCGCGGCCCATCCCTTCGCAAACTGCTTCGCGTGCAGCTTCGAATTCCCTTACGAGCGAGCCGATCTCGTCGAGGTGTGGAACGGTCCGTGGTCAGCCGAGGACGACGCCGCGGTCACACACTGGGACGGACTGCTGCGCAGCGGCACGTTCATCCCGGCGATCGGCGACTCCGACGCGCACAGTCCCGGCGACACGATCGGCCTGCCGCAGACCGTCGTCCGGGCCGACAGCCTCGAGCGACGGGCGCTGCTGCGCGGGCTCGCGGCCGGACGCTCCTACCTGGTCGCCGACCAGCACAAGACCCTCGACTTCCGCGCGGCCGCGGGCCGGTCGCGCGCCGGCATCGGCGAGACGGTCTCGTCGACCTGGGGCGACGCGGTGACCGTCACCTGCACGGCAACCGGGTTCAGCCCCGGGACCACCCTGACCGTCTTCGACCAGCTCGGCCCGCAGACGTCGATCCCGCTGGCGTCCGGCACGGGCACGCTCACCTGGACCACCGACTCCCGCTACTCCACGTGGGCACGTGTCGAAGTGCGCCGCGCCGACCGCACGATGGAGGGAATGTCGAACCCGATCTTCGTCACCGGCAAGCCCGCCCGCTGA
- the ligD gene encoding non-homologous end-joining DNA ligase: MPAKGTSPATEVSAGERTIRISNPDRVYFPARGETKLDLANYYLSVGDGVVRALRDRPTMLHRYPTGVTGEKVHQKRLPKGAPDWLETVNIHFPRWNRTADELCVTEIGSVIWAVQMSTVEFHPWNSRRTDVERPDEWRIDLDPMPEAGFDRVRRTAHVAHEVLDELGITGYPKTSGGSGLHIYVRIEPEWGFADVRRAALAFAREVERRSPQDVTTTWWRKDRDPATVFVDYNQNARDHTIAAAYSVRGNPEATVSTPIDWSELDDVDPRDCTIATVPARFAERGDLHAGIDDQAFRLDQLLDWADRDAREGADEPPEPD; this comes from the coding sequence ATGCCAGCCAAGGGCACGTCACCGGCGACCGAGGTGAGCGCGGGCGAGCGCACGATCCGGATCTCCAACCCGGACCGGGTCTACTTCCCGGCCCGCGGCGAGACCAAGCTCGACCTCGCCAACTACTACCTGTCGGTCGGCGACGGCGTCGTGCGCGCGTTGCGCGACCGGCCGACGATGCTGCACCGCTACCCGACCGGCGTCACCGGCGAGAAGGTGCATCAGAAGCGGCTGCCCAAGGGCGCGCCGGATTGGCTGGAAACAGTCAACATTCACTTCCCGCGGTGGAACCGCACCGCCGACGAACTCTGCGTGACCGAGATCGGCAGCGTGATCTGGGCGGTGCAGATGTCGACGGTCGAGTTCCATCCGTGGAACTCGCGCCGGACCGACGTCGAGCGCCCCGACGAGTGGCGCATCGACCTCGACCCGATGCCGGAGGCGGGTTTCGACCGGGTGCGCCGCACCGCGCACGTGGCGCACGAAGTCCTCGACGAGCTCGGCATCACCGGCTACCCGAAGACCTCCGGCGGGTCGGGCCTGCACATCTACGTGCGCATCGAGCCGGAGTGGGGCTTCGCCGACGTACGACGAGCGGCGCTCGCCTTCGCCCGGGAGGTCGAACGCCGCTCCCCGCAGGACGTGACGACCACCTGGTGGCGCAAGGACCGAGACCCCGCAACGGTTTTCGTCGACTACAACCAGAACGCCCGCGACCACACCATCGCGGCCGCCTACTCGGTGCGCGGCAATCCCGAGGCCACCGTGTCCACCCCGATCGACTGGTCCGAGCTCGACGACGTCGACCCGCGCGACTGCACGATCGCGACCGTGCCCGCCCGGTTCGCCGAGCGCGGCGACCTGCACGCCGGCATCGACGACCAGGCATTCCGGCTCGATCAGCTCCTGGACTGGGCCGACCGCGACGCACGCGAGGGCGCCGACGAGCCGCCCGAGCCGGACTGA
- a CDS encoding dolichyl-phosphate beta-glucosyltransferase, which yields MNTPTTTVLDLVIPVHNEERVVAASVRTVHRMLTETFPYPFRITVADSGSTDGTAMVARRLVRELPCVHLHLVAQKGRGLALKRAWSASDAMILAYLDVDLSTDLDALAPLVAPLMSGHSDVAIGSRRAHGSHVVRGLKREVISRGYNFIVHSALRARFSDAQCGFKAIRADVAGCLLPLIVDDSWFFDTELLVLAERAGLRIHEVPVDWYDDPDSRVQIARTACDDLRGVWRLRRTRRAAAYELAGVRNRLGRNGILAAPAFPQSGSGGSSAPSRASRSAQSRS from the coding sequence GTGAACACCCCGACGACGACGGTGCTCGACCTGGTGATCCCGGTGCACAACGAGGAACGGGTCGTCGCGGCGAGTGTGCGCACCGTGCACCGCATGCTCACCGAGACGTTCCCCTATCCGTTCCGGATCACGGTCGCCGACAGCGGATCGACCGACGGCACAGCGATGGTGGCCCGCCGCCTCGTGCGCGAATTGCCTTGTGTGCACCTGCATCTGGTGGCCCAGAAGGGTCGTGGTCTCGCGCTGAAGCGAGCCTGGTCGGCGTCGGACGCGATGATCCTGGCCTACCTGGACGTCGACCTGTCGACCGATCTCGACGCGCTCGCGCCTCTGGTGGCGCCGCTGATGTCCGGACACTCGGACGTCGCGATCGGCTCTCGCCGCGCGCACGGGTCGCACGTGGTGCGCGGCCTGAAGCGCGAAGTCATCTCTCGCGGCTACAACTTCATCGTGCACTCGGCGCTGCGCGCCCGGTTCAGCGACGCGCAGTGCGGTTTCAAGGCGATCCGGGCGGACGTCGCGGGTTGCTTGCTGCCGTTGATCGTCGACGACAGCTGGTTCTTCGACACCGAGCTGCTGGTGCTCGCCGAACGTGCGGGTTTGCGGATCCACGAGGTGCCGGTCGACTGGTATGACGACCCGGACAGCCGGGTGCAGATCGCGCGAACGGCATGTGACGACCTGCGCGGCGTATGGCGGCTTCGCCGGACGCGACGAGCTGCGGCATACGAGCTGGCGGGTGTCCGAAACCGCCTGGGACGCAACGGAATCCTCGCGGCTCCGGCCTTCCCTCAGTCCGGCTCGGGCGGCTCGTCGGCGCCCTCGCGTGCGTCGCGGTCGGCCCAGTCCAGGAGCTGA
- a CDS encoding ArnT family glycosyltransferase, translated as MDNVTAQLRTFDQTPRSGDSAGVEHRTSTGSRTSRLHRLWHGHPDDPGWARPALLVLLVATGILYFYDLTSSGWANSFYSAAAQAGSVNWEAFFFGSSDAANSITVDKPPASLWVMALSVRVLGLNSFAILMPQALMGVATVGALYATVRRHFGAAAGLLAGATLALTPVAALMFRFNNPDALLVLLMTLGAWATMRALEHGSMRWAALVGVFLGLGFLTKTLQVFLVVPFFAAAFLIAANSPLRRRIAGLLVATGAMVVAGGWWVAVVQLVPAGARPYIGGSQDNSFWNLTFGYNGFGRISGNEAGSVGGGGPGGAGGQWGSTGLTRMFGAEVGGQISWLLPTALILLGVGLWLRGRAPRTDLRRAAYLVWGGWLVVTGLTFSLMAGIFHQYYTVALAPAIGALVGMGATEAWRRRHTPVGSIGLAAATAAAAIWSFILLSRTTAYGDWLRVSILVVGLAAAFLLLGLKWLPTKAIPLLVAGAILAGLAGPTAYTVTTVREAHTGSIPTAGPAGAGGFGGGRSGGGMPGAPPGAARNQQAGTPPGIRPGTQPGGGQPTGTRPPGGMGGLLDANSPSTAVVSALEKDAERYTWVAAAIGSNNAAGLQLGTGLPVMPVGGFNGSDPSPTLAQFKTYVAQGKIHYFLAGGNGPDQAGGSGAAQQITAWVSANFTSVTIGGQTFYDLTQPLAGGAGAGS; from the coding sequence ATGGACAACGTGACCGCGCAGCTGCGGACCTTCGATCAGACACCCCGCAGCGGCGACTCCGCCGGAGTTGAGCACCGCACCAGCACCGGCTCCCGCACCAGCCGGCTGCACCGGCTGTGGCACGGACACCCTGACGATCCGGGCTGGGCACGACCGGCGTTGCTGGTGCTGCTCGTCGCGACCGGCATCCTCTACTTCTACGACCTCACGTCCAGCGGATGGGCAAACTCGTTCTATTCCGCTGCGGCACAAGCGGGTTCGGTCAACTGGGAGGCCTTCTTCTTCGGCTCCTCCGACGCGGCCAACTCGATCACGGTCGACAAGCCACCGGCATCCCTCTGGGTCATGGCGCTGTCGGTGCGGGTGCTCGGACTCAATTCGTTCGCGATCCTGATGCCGCAGGCGCTGATGGGAGTCGCGACCGTCGGCGCGCTCTATGCGACCGTGCGACGGCACTTCGGCGCCGCGGCGGGTCTGCTGGCTGGGGCAACGCTCGCGCTCACCCCGGTCGCGGCGCTGATGTTCCGCTTCAACAACCCAGACGCCCTGCTCGTCCTCTTGATGACCCTCGGCGCCTGGGCGACCATGCGGGCGCTCGAGCATGGATCGATGCGGTGGGCGGCGCTGGTCGGGGTGTTCCTCGGCCTCGGCTTCCTGACCAAGACCCTGCAGGTCTTCCTGGTCGTGCCGTTCTTCGCGGCCGCGTTCCTGATCGCCGCAAACTCACCGCTGCGCCGGCGCATCGCCGGGCTGCTCGTCGCGACCGGTGCAATGGTCGTCGCCGGTGGCTGGTGGGTCGCGGTCGTGCAGCTCGTCCCGGCCGGAGCGCGACCGTATATCGGTGGTAGTCAAGACAATTCGTTCTGGAATCTGACGTTCGGCTACAACGGGTTCGGCCGGATCAGCGGCAACGAGGCCGGCTCGGTCGGCGGCGGCGGACCAGGCGGAGCCGGCGGCCAGTGGGGTTCGACCGGGCTCACCCGGATGTTCGGTGCCGAGGTCGGGGGCCAGATCTCCTGGCTGTTGCCGACCGCACTCATCCTGCTCGGCGTCGGACTCTGGCTGCGCGGCCGTGCGCCGCGGACCGACCTGCGCCGGGCCGCCTACCTGGTGTGGGGCGGCTGGCTGGTGGTCACCGGGCTGACCTTCTCGCTGATGGCCGGCATCTTCCACCAGTACTACACGGTCGCGCTCGCACCGGCGATCGGCGCGCTCGTCGGCATGGGCGCGACCGAGGCGTGGCGCCGTCGTCATACGCCGGTCGGATCGATCGGGCTGGCCGCGGCGACGGCGGCTGCCGCGATCTGGTCCTTCATCCTGCTCAGCCGCACGACTGCCTATGGCGACTGGTTGCGAGTCTCGATCCTCGTGGTCGGCCTGGCCGCCGCCTTCCTGCTGCTCGGGCTGAAATGGTTGCCCACCAAGGCAATCCCGCTGCTGGTGGCCGGCGCGATCCTGGCGGGCCTGGCCGGGCCGACGGCATACACGGTCACCACCGTGCGGGAGGCGCACACCGGATCGATCCCGACGGCCGGACCGGCCGGGGCAGGTGGGTTCGGCGGCGGCCGCTCTGGCGGAGGTATGCCGGGAGCCCCGCCCGGCGCGGCCCGCAACCAGCAGGCCGGCACCCCACCGGGCATCCGGCCCGGCACCCAGCCGGGTGGCGGGCAGCCGACCGGCACCCGACCGCCCGGCGGGATGGGCGGTCTGCTCGACGCGAACAGCCCGAGCACCGCCGTGGTCTCAGCGCTGGAGAAGGACGCCGAACGCTACACCTGGGTGGCCGCGGCGATCGGCAGCAACAACGCCGCCGGTCTGCAGCTCGGGACCGGCCTGCCGGTGATGCCGGTCGGCGGCTTCAACGGCAGCGACCCGTCGCCGACCCTGGCGCAGTTCAAAACCTATGTGGCCCAAGGCAAGATCCACTACTTCCTCGCCGGAGGCAACGGCCCGGACCAGGCCGGCGGATCGGGCGCGGCCCAGCAGATCACCGCCTGGGTGTCGGCCAACTTCACGAGCGTCACCATCGGCGGCCAGACGTTCTACGACCTCACGCAGCCGCTCGCCGGCGGGGCAGGGGCCGGCTCGTGA
- a CDS encoding SDR family oxidoreductase, whose product MSTIAIIGGHGKVALLLEQLLSASGHNVLAIIRNDEHVAEVAATGATPVVADVEHLDVPAMAEHLTGADAVVWSAGAGGGSPSRTYAVDRDAAIRSMNAATTAGVQRYVMVSYFGASVDHGVPEDNSFFAYAEAKAAADEYLRGTGLEWTIAAPSRLTSDEPTGRIEINGVDGAEVSAGEVTRGDVAAVIAALLQAPQSVGTMVQFNNGPTPIAEAIDQL is encoded by the coding sequence ATGAGCACAATCGCGATCATCGGTGGACATGGCAAGGTTGCGCTGCTGCTCGAGCAGCTGCTGAGCGCGAGCGGGCACAACGTGCTGGCGATCATCCGCAACGACGAGCACGTGGCGGAGGTGGCGGCCACCGGTGCGACCCCGGTCGTCGCCGACGTCGAGCACCTCGACGTGCCGGCCATGGCCGAGCACCTGACCGGTGCGGACGCCGTCGTCTGGTCGGCCGGCGCGGGTGGCGGCAGCCCGTCGCGCACCTATGCGGTCGACCGCGACGCCGCCATCCGCAGCATGAACGCCGCGACCACCGCCGGCGTGCAGCGTTACGTCATGGTGTCCTACTTCGGCGCATCGGTGGATCACGGTGTGCCGGAAGACAATTCGTTCTTCGCGTATGCCGAGGCGAAGGCCGCCGCCGACGAGTACCTCCGTGGCACCGGCCTGGAGTGGACGATCGCCGCGCCGAGCCGCCTCACCTCCGACGAACCCACCGGCCGGATCGAGATCAACGGTGTCGACGGTGCGGAGGTCTCCGCCGGCGAGGTGACCCGCGGCGACGTGGCCGCGGTGATCGCCGCGCTGCTGCAGGCGCCCCAGTCGGTCGGCACGATGGTGCAGTTCAACAACGGACCGACGCCGATCGCCGAAGCGATCGACCAGCTCTAG
- a CDS encoding SDR family NAD(P)-dependent oxidoreductase — MKLPFARQPRSYAGARALVTGGCSGLGQALVKLLVRDGARVVVGDVHEQAPAGSLPEGVDYLRLDVRSEDDWNAARNWVEAHYGGLDLLVNNAGIAAGGRIDVADMQEWERIIDINLLGVVRGCRAFVPMMKQQGGGQIVNTASLAGLVHAPAMSSYNAVKAGVVAISETLRAELAPDHIAVSAICPAFFRTNLASSFQGKDVDMEHSGTDLINKAPRSADQVARVAYAGMKAEKLIILTDQDGQIAYGAKRFVRPVYDAAMRSAGKRVAAGKSPTPAALDKLQSLGARSRRDK; from the coding sequence ATGAAACTCCCGTTCGCAAGACAACCGCGTTCGTATGCCGGTGCCCGCGCCCTGGTCACCGGCGGCTGTTCGGGCCTCGGTCAGGCCCTGGTCAAGCTGCTCGTGCGCGACGGCGCCCGCGTGGTGGTCGGCGACGTGCACGAGCAGGCACCGGCCGGCTCGCTGCCCGAGGGCGTGGACTACCTGCGGCTCGACGTGCGCAGCGAGGACGACTGGAACGCCGCGCGCAACTGGGTCGAGGCCCACTACGGCGGCCTCGACCTGCTGGTCAACAACGCCGGCATCGCGGCCGGCGGCCGCATCGACGTGGCCGACATGCAGGAGTGGGAACGCATCATCGACATCAACCTGCTCGGCGTCGTGCGCGGCTGCCGCGCGTTCGTGCCGATGATGAAGCAGCAGGGCGGTGGACAGATCGTCAACACCGCCTCCCTCGCGGGGCTGGTGCATGCGCCGGCGATGTCGTCATACAACGCGGTGAAGGCGGGGGTCGTGGCGATCAGCGAGACGCTGCGCGCCGAGCTGGCGCCCGACCACATCGCGGTGTCGGCGATCTGTCCCGCGTTCTTCCGCACCAACCTCGCCTCGTCGTTCCAGGGCAAGGATGTCGACATGGAGCACAGCGGCACCGACCTGATCAACAAGGCGCCGCGCTCCGCCGACCAGGTCGCGCGGGTCGCCTACGCCGGCATGAAGGCGGAGAAGCTGATCATCCTCACCGATCAGGACGGCCAGATCGCGTATGGCGCCAAGCGATTCGTGCGTCCCGTGTATGACGCGGCGATGCGTTCGGCCGGCAAGCGGGTCGCGGCCGGGAAGTCACCCACGCCCGCCGCCCTGGACAAGCTGCAGTCGCTCGGCGCCCGATCCCGACGGGACAAGTAG